The Zygosaccharomyces rouxii strain CBS732 chromosome A complete sequence genome window below encodes:
- the RSA3 gene encoding Rsa3p (some similarities with uniprot|Q05942 Saccharomyces cerevisiae YLR221C RSA3 Protein with a likely role in ribosomal maturation required for accumulation of wild-type levels of large (60S) ribosomal subunits binds to the helicase Dbp6p in pre-60S ribosomal particles in the nucleolus), translating to MVESDIRAADNVAKKSRRRKKRRTTEVSDSSDSSDSSSEEETKASDTGAGEALQAAYQLSEDEDEKMPDASAKPERETLSRNTKESLNNIPFTRTELNGKSTRNNDDVSMDLQRVNEAINDAKQKIRESKEESQSTSQLKNSYLELLFENYGDDINSLRDAPDFTSNSLIMIAQVLKDGSSMFDVETLKTMLETK from the coding sequence atggtGGAAAGTGATATTAGAGCTGCTGATAACGTTGCTAAAAAGTCGAGAAGACggaagaagagaagaaccACAGAAGTATCGgattcttcagattcttcagattcttcgTCAGAGGAAGAAACAAAGGCATCTGATACTGGTGCAGGTGAAGCACTCCAAGCAGCCTACCAGTtatcagaagatgaagatgaaaaaatgcCAGATGCTAGTGCAAAACCAGAACGTGAAACACTATCTAGAAACACTAAGGAATCGTTGAATAATATTCCATTTACAAGAACTGAACTGAATGGTAAATCAACACgaaataatgatgatgtttCCATGGATTTACAAAGGGTTAACGAGGCAATTAATGATGCTAAACAGAAGATCCGTGAATCGAAAGAAGAATCACAATCTACATCacaactgaaaaattcttattTGGAATTACTATTTGAAAACTACGGTGATGATATAAATTCCTTAAGAGATGCACCTGATTTTACAAGTAACTCATTAATTATGATTGCACAAGTTCTTAAAGATGGATCTTCTATGTTCGACGtggaaactttgaagaCCATGTTAGAAACGAAATAA
- the CCC1 gene encoding Ccc1p (highly similar to uniprot|Q74ZL6 Ashbya gossypii AGR182C AGR182Cp and similar to YLR220W uniprot|P47818 Saccharomyces cerevisiae YLR220W CCC1 Functions in the homeostasis of both calcium and manganese ions Possible transmembrane Ca2 transporter) — protein MSIVAIKNAVSDYVSSKKDSGKTAPLLTNDNGSHTSHNAYGSTNGDLENGNGTSSQGNNNGKHNSSGSDRDADTLGGSSDNNNRNGNSNGGLFNNVDPRVISDLVIGLSDGLTVPFALTAGLSSLGDSKLVITGGFAELISGAISMGLGGYLGAKSEGDYYHAEVKQEKSAFYDNPTMINHEIEDILLDINPNFSDDTILSFIKDLQRTPELMVDFIIRYGRGLEEPAENRQLISAVTIGGGYLMGGLVPLLPYFFVQQVGTGLIWSIIVMGITLFWFGYIKTQVSMSDACTLGKKISEGLQMVVVGGVAAGAAFLLVKTLG, from the coding sequence ATGTCAATAGTAGCTATTAAAAACGCAGTTTCGGACTATGTTTCTTCGAAGAAAGATTCAGGTAAAACAGCACCCCTTCTAACAAACGATAATGGTTCTCACACTTCTCACAATGCATATGGTTCGACGAACggtgatttagaaaatggtAACGGAACTTCTTCACAgggtaataataatgggAAACATAATTCATCAGGTTCAGACAGAGACGCTGATACTTTGGGGGGTTCGTCCGATAACAATAATCGTAATGGTAATAGTAATGGTGGACTGTTCAATAACGTAGACCCTCGTGTAATCAGTGATTTGGTCATTGGGTTAAGTGATGGTTTGACTGTTCCATTTGCTCTAACGGCAGGTTTGTCATCATTAGGTGATTCTAAATTAGTTATTACGGGTGGGTTTGCAGAGTTAATTTCAGGTGCTATATCAATGGGTCTTGGCGGTTATTTAGGTGCTAAATCTGAGGGTGATTATTACCATGCTGAAGTCAAACAAGAGAAAAGTGCCTTTTACGATAATCCAACTATGATCAATCACGAAATCGAAGATATTTTATTAGATATTAACCCAAATTTTTCTGATGACACAATTCTATCATTTATCAAAGACTTACAACGAACCCCAGAGCTAATGGTTGATTTTATTATCAGATATGGTAGAGGTCTAGAGGAACCTGCCGAAAATAGACAATTGATTAGTGCTGTTACAATTGGTGGAGGTTATCTAATGGGTGGATTAGTACCATTGTTACCTTATTTCTTTGTCCAGCAAGTGGGAACAGGTTTAATATGGTCGATTATAGTAATGGGAATTACTCTATTTTGGTTCGGTTACATAAAGACTCAAGTATCGATGAGTGATGCTTGTACTTTAGGTAAAAAAATTTCTGAAGGTTTACAAATGGTCGTAGTTGGTGGTGTGGCAGCTGGTGCTGCTTTCCTACTAGTTAAGACCCTGGGATAG
- the HTB1 gene encoding histone H2B (similar to uniprot|P02293 Saccharomyces cerevisiae YDR224C HTB1 One of two nearly identical (see HTB2) histone H2B subtypes required for chromatin assembly and chromosome function Rad6p-Bre1p-Lge1p mediated ubiquitination regulates transcriptional activation meiotic DSB formation and H3 methylation and similar to YBL002W uniprot|P02294 Saccharomyces cerevisiae YBL002W HTB2 One of two nearly identical (see HTB2) histone H2B subtypes required for chromatin assembly and chromosome function; Rad6p-Bre1p-Lge1p mediated ubiquitination regulates transcriptional activation, meiotic DSB formation and H3 methylation), with translation MSAKAEKKPASKAPAEKKPAAKKTASSVEGKGKKNKARKETYSSYIYKVLKQTHPDTGISQKSMSILNSFVNDIFERIATEASKLAAYNRKSTISAREIQTAVRLILPGELAKHAVSEGTRAVTKYSSSTQA, from the coding sequence ATGTCTGCTaaagctgaaaagaaaccCGCTTCCAAGGCCCCAGCTGAAAAGAAGCCAGCTGCCAAGAAAACCGCATCTTCTGTCGAAGGTAAGggtaagaagaacaagGCAAGAAAGGAGACCTACTCCTCTTACATTTACAAGGTTTTGAAGCAAACTCACCCAGATACTGGTATTTCTCAAAAGTCCATGTCTATTTTGAACTCCTTCGTCAACgatatctttgaaagaatcgCTACCGAAGCCTCTAAATTAGCTGCTTACAACAGAAAGTCTACTATCTCTGCCAGAGAAATCCAAACTGCAGTTAGATTAATTCTACCGGGTGAATTGGCTAAGCACGCCGTTTCCGAAGGTACTAGAGCTGTTACCAAGTACTCCTCTTCAACTCAGGCTTAA
- the HTA1 gene encoding histone H2A (similar to uniprot|P04911 Saccharomyces cerevisiae YDR225W HTA1 One of two nearly identical (see also HTA2) histone H2A subtypes core histone required for chromatin assembly and chromosome function DNA damage-dependent phosphorylation by Mec1p facilitates DNA repair acetylated by Nat4p and similar to YBL003C uniprot|P04912 Saccharomyces cerevisiae YBL003C HTA2 One of two nearly identical (see also HTA1) histone H2A subtypes; core histone required for chromatin assembly and chromosome function; DNA damage- dependent phosphorylation by Mec1p facilitates DNA repair; acetylated by Nat4p) produces the protein MSGGKGGKAGSAAKASQSRSAKAGLTFPVGRVHRLLRKGNYAQRVGSGAPVYMTAVLEYLAAEILELAGNAARDNKKTRIIPRHLQLAIRNDDELNKLLGNVTIAQGGVLPNIHQNLLPKKSAKPGKASQEL, from the coding sequence ATGTCCGGTGGTAAAGGTGGTAAAGCAGGTTCCGCAGCTAAGGCTTCTCAATCAAGATCTGCTAAGGCAGGTTTGACCTTCCCAGTTGGTAGAGTTCACAGACTTTTGAGAAAGGGTAACTATGCTCAAAGAGTTGGTTCTGGTGCTCCAGTTTATATGACAGCTGTTTTGGAATATTTAGCTGCAGAAATTTTAGAATTGGCTGGTAACGCCGCTAGAGATAACAAAAAGACAAGAATTATCCCAAGACATTTGCAATTAGCCATCagaaatgatgatgagttGAACAAATTGTTAGGTAATGTTACTATCGCTCAAGGTGGTGTCTTACCAAACATTCACCAAAACTTGCTACCAAAGAAGAGTGCCAAACCTGGCAAGGCTTCTCAAGAATTGTAA
- the MSC3 gene encoding Msc3p (some similarities with uniprot|Q05812 Saccharomyces cerevisiae YLR219W MSC3 Protein of unknown function green fluorescent protein (GFP)-fusion protein localizes to the cell periphery msc3 mutants are defective in directing meiotic recombination events to homologous chromatids) has translation MGLLTQRKEHKVPDLSRYDYYYQRKDDYNKSPRLSAAAAYAASRSRGNPVLVQQRSQSLTQPRRVVRTRPRTKSRGAVEAREAREAPRADSIMRDANFQDTKGTKSITRRTIRRINGVDYMETVTTTPLEDEDNARHFNEFSEPVDNYADEHPVRRVRRVKKTAPSSPKSVRSTRTQRGPISPPRSPVRYHRPEDYQYEEPAQAESEFAPPAAAPVRRTTSTTRPVRSRSTRSVRKAGSVPQSAVVANAAGERRLTEQEMYARALEIAQRNVYSGSDFSPDVLDSASSQDGQAPSRMGQRSLRRDSGRGKKKFTLFNKDRDAGAAGALPAADAPRASGASSLDNRLGQNVEPTAVSASTASRRNLSDEEMYGQALAMSQNKSQRNVEEPESGTQPLNLGGVEKDVRSPQSNAAASFVTPAQTIDENYEENFEDAKNYDGEWKDARPKGGAYGNYDYPVENGDRYDFEEPEPEAEPEYIEPELEREYVDPERLPKAAPEYEPEYQTEEVYEPVYEKREERAPIKRNVSGYSRRSGVAQDEALQQPKRSGSGYSRRSGIAQDGALQQPRRSVSGYSGRSGLASGLASPIDTTKSGFSNPIASPEEVRAGDLQAAGANNVGASARSPLRSQVGKQQTVQSPIQSPLEDSAARGGFDSEAELGGLGGAAAAGGVEPASRRKSKGFSSGLSRFKTRKSLFGGKPDEQPLPDLPKTDLTQAGAEDSEIGYSPAHKAQQYEGKTSESRPKNKLKSMLNKVVEFGAENSGYQPPRGVKEQQKAEKTGAGFLREGEGSVPYTKHQRGASLGNGVGAGGVTTDGGLATDGPAAVDSTTAKYGVVDDGTAAHAPAVGSGAATRGPSARVPSARGPATAGAATTGATTGPTIGTTAGPTTGATTGDVAAGTTAGAAAGGVGKRSGGGSHPWRRNAQPASATDGGVASGKAPAASSAQQPNNHLGTAAPGLEETSESSNYDTEHVVDEGFADGYADGLRDSQYESGYDRAGRAEGTEKANGLGGSAAAADVAGEGGQEGMGYRQGVQDKLNQAKDSSWGQKVIGKTKEEAQGQAKEQKGNLFKKLFKK, from the coding sequence ATGGGTCTTCTTACGCAACGTAAGGAACATAAGGTTCCAGACCTTTCCCGTTATGACTACTACTACCAGCGCAAGGACGACTATAACAAGTCTCCACGTCTGTCAGCGGCAGCTGCTTATGCTGCATCCCGTTCTAGGGGTAATCCAGTTCTAGTACAACAGCGCTCTCAATCTCTAACACAACCACGTAGGGTTGTTAGAACAAGACCTCGTACCAAATCTAGAGGTGCCGTTGAAGCTAGAGAGGCTAGAGAGGCTCCTAGAGCAGATTCCATTATGAGGGATGCAAATTTCCAAGACACTAAAGGAACGAAGAGTATTACAAGGAGAACTATCAGACGTATCAACGGCGTGGATTATATGGAGACCGTTACCACTACACctttagaagatgaagacaatGCTCGTCATTTTAACGAATTTTCTGAACCCGTTGATAATTATGCCGATGAGCACCCAGTAAGAAGAGTTAGAAGAGTTAAAAAAACTgcaccatcttcaccaaaGAGTGTACGGAGTACAAGAACACAAAGAGGTCCTATAAGTCCACCCAGAAGTCCTGTTAGATATCACCGTCCAGAAGACTATCAATATGAAGAACCAGCTCAAGCTGAATCAGAATTTGCGCCCCCAGCTGCTGCCCCAGTTCGTCGTACGACTAGTACGACAAGGCCCGTGCGTTCCAGATCTACAAGATCAGTTCGTAAAGCTGGTTCAGTGCCACAGTCCGCCGTTGTCGCAAACGCTGCAGGTGAGAGACGTTTGACGGAGCAAGAAATGTATGCTAGAGCTCTCGAAATCGCTCAACGTAATGTCTACAGCGGCAGCGATTTCTCGCCAGATGTACTTGACAGCGCTAGCTCCCAAGATGGACAAGCACCTTCCAGAATGGGTCAACGGTCATTAAGAAGAGATAGCGGTAGAGGCAAGAAGAAGTTTACTCTATTCAACAAGGATAGAGATGCTGGAGCTGCAGGTGCTTTACCTGCAGCAGATGCTCCCCGTGCTTCTGGTGCCTCGTCGTTAGATAACCGTTTGGGACAAAACGTCGAGCCTACTGCTGTTTCTGCTTCTACAGCTTCGAGAAGGAACTTATCGGATGAAGAGATGTATGGTCAGGCATTGGCCATGTCCCAGAATAAGTCGCAACGTAATGTTGAGGAACCAGAATCGGGAACTCAACCTTTAAATCTTGGCGGTGTGGAAAAGGATGTTCGCTCACCTCAAAGTAATGCTGCTGCCTCCTTCGTTACACCAGCTCAGACGATTGATGAAAACTACGAGGAAAACTTTGAAGATGCTAAAAATTACGACGGTGAATGGAAGGACGCTCGTCCAAAGGGTGGCGCTTACGGTAATTACGATTATCCAGTCGAAAATGGCGACCGCTacgattttgaagaacctgagcctgaagctgaacctGAGTACATAGAGCCCGAGCTTGAGCGGGAATATGTGGATCCTGAGCGTTTACCAAAAGCCGCTCCTGAGTACGAACCTGAGTATCAAACAGAAGAAGTATACGAACCAGTTTACGAAAAGAGGGAAGAGAGAGCACCAATTAAAAGAAACGTTAGTGGCTACTCTAGACGCTCTGGTGTTGCACAAGACGAAGCTTTGCAACAACCAAAAAGAAGTGGTAGTGGCTATTCTAGACGTTCCGGTATTGCTCAAGACGGAGCCTTGCAACAACCAAGAAGAAGCGTCAGCGGCTACTCTGGACGTTCCGGTCTTGCTTCCGGTCTTGCTTCCCCTATCGACACTACTAAGAGTGGGTTCTCTAATCCTATTGCATCTCCTGAAGAAGTTAGAGCAGGTGATTTGCAAGCAGCTGGTGCCAACAACGTGGGCGCTTCTGCCCGTTCTCCTTTGCGCTCACAAGTAGGAAAACAGCAAACTGTGCAATCCCCTATTCAATCTCCCTTGGAAGATTCTGCAGCCCGTGGTGGTTTCGATAGTGAAGCAGAACTCGGTGGGCTTGGTGGTGCCGCAGCTGCCGGTGGTGTCGAGCCTGCCAGTAGGCGTAAATCTAAGGGATTTAGTTCTGGTCTCTCAAGGTTTAAGACTAGAAAGTCTTTGTTCGGTGGTAAACCAGATGAGCAACCATTACCTGATCTGCCCAAAACAGATTTGACGCAAGCTGGAGCGGAAGACTCAGAAATCGGTTATAGCCCAGCTCACAAAGCTCAACAATATGAGGGTAAGACTTCAGAAAGCCGTCCAAAGAATAAATTGAAGTCCATGCTTAATAAAGTGGTCGAATTTGGTGCTGAAAATAGCGGTTACCAACCTCCACGCGGGGTAAAAGAGCAACAAAAAGCAGAAAAGACTGGTGCAGGCTTTTTGAGGGAAGGTGAAGGTTCTGTCCCATACACTAAGCACCAAAGGGGTGCCAGTTTAGGTAATGGTGTTGGCGCAGGCGGTGTTACCACTGATGGCGGTCTTGCTACAGATGGTCctgctgctgttgataGTACTACTGCTAAGTATGGTGTTGTTGATGATGGTACTGCTGCCCATGCACCTGCCGTTGGTAGTGGCGCTGCAACACGTGGTCCTAGCGCCCGTGTTCCTAGCGCTCGTGGTCCTGCTACTGCTGGTGCTGCTACTACCGGTGCCACTACTGGTCCTACTATCGGTACTACTGCTGGTCCTACTACCGGTGCCACTACTGGTGATGTCGCTGCTGGCACTACTGCAGGTGCCGCCGCGGGAGGTGTCGGTAAAAGAAGCGGTGGTGGTTCTCATCCATGGAGACGTAATGCTCAACCTGCCAGTGCCACTGACGGTGGTGTTGCATCTGGAAAAGCACCTGCTGCTAGTTCTGCTCAACAACCTAATAATCACCTTGGCACCGCTGCTCCAGGTCTTGAAGAAACCAGTGAATCTTCCAATTATGATACCGAACACGTTGTTGATGAAGGTTTTGCCGATGGGTATGCAGACGGATTGAGAGATAGCCAGTATGAAAGTGGGTATGACAGAGCTGGAAGAGCTGAAGGAACTGAGAAAGCTAACGGCCTTGGTGGCAGTGCCGCTGCTGCCGACGTTGCTGGTGAAGGTGGTCAAGAAGGTATGGGCTACCGTCAAGGCGTCCAGGATAAATTGAACCAGGCCAAGGATAGTTCATGGGGTCAAAAAGTTATAGGCAAGACCAAAGAAGAGGCCCAAGGCCAAGCTAAAGAGCAAAAGGGcaatttgttcaagaaattgttcaagaaaTGA